The following are encoded in a window of Haloarcula hispanica ATCC 33960 genomic DNA:
- a CDS encoding PQQ-binding-like beta-propeller repeat protein, whose product MSVGGERWTGPQSPTPGFFGPAESTTPVTANGTIYTALPGTNSIVALNPNNGEILWQQTHHKDEAVSGTYNRPAVDDGLVFVTAWPQQATTYRADTGEQHWHRELEGMTVLPPVATDEGVVIPTRESVQLRTRSDGALLWERNLDGNVTDSTPAVANGTIFVADEREELHALSLATGETRWTAPFDGKTTPVVADGRVYAVDSLWALEAFDVATGEKQFEYHPSEVPLSPPMVGDGMLYLANRGRVLALEEA is encoded by the coding sequence ATGAGTGTCGGCGGCGAGCGATGGACAGGACCGCAATCGCCGACGCCCGGTTTCTTCGGGCCGGCCGAGTCAACAACGCCGGTCACTGCGAACGGGACGATATACACGGCACTACCTGGGACGAACTCAATCGTAGCACTGAACCCGAACAATGGGGAAATTCTGTGGCAACAAACCCATCACAAAGACGAGGCAGTCAGTGGGACGTACAACAGACCCGCGGTGGACGACGGCCTCGTGTTTGTCACCGCGTGGCCACAACAGGCCACTACGTATCGTGCTGATACTGGTGAGCAACACTGGCACCGTGAACTCGAAGGGATGACAGTTCTGCCGCCAGTGGCGACAGACGAGGGCGTCGTCATTCCGACGCGTGAGTCGGTTCAGTTGCGTACCAGGTCCGACGGCGCACTCCTGTGGGAACGCAACCTTGACGGGAATGTGACCGACAGCACGCCAGCGGTAGCCAACGGGACGATATTCGTTGCCGATGAGCGGGAGGAACTGCATGCGCTTTCGCTGGCAACCGGCGAGACACGGTGGACAGCTCCGTTCGACGGAAAAACGACGCCGGTTGTCGCTGACGGTCGCGTCTACGCTGTGGACTCACTCTGGGCACTGGAGGCGTTCGACGTCGCCACGGGTGAGAAACAGTTCGAGTACCATCCTTCGGAAGTACCCCTCTCGCCACCGATGGTCGGGGATGGTATGCTGTATCTGGCGAACCGTGGCCGAGTTCTCGCACTGGAGGAAGCATAG
- the xseB gene encoding exodeoxyribonuclease VII small subunit, with translation MKDETIADKTDRLEQIIDQLENGDVSLERANELHAEGTKLIAELESELAVGDGEVIDR, from the coding sequence ATGAAAGACGAGACAATCGCCGACAAGACCGACCGGCTCGAACAGATTATCGACCAGCTCGAAAACGGAGACGTCTCGCTGGAACGGGCGAACGAACTCCATGCCGAGGGAACGAAACTGATCGCCGAACTCGAATCCGAACTAGCTGTTGGGGACGGCGAGGTTATCGACCGCTGA
- the glnA2 gene encoding gamma-glutamylputrescine synthetase, translating into MTKEPAIQSRCAEEDIDLVRLLFVTQSGAVRAQTVDTAKLDEAIENGTTVSQLIQMYNAVGRRNKDGHLTTVGEVRLRPDPDTFRALPYAERTGVMFCNIQTLDGNPWTIDARSSLRSFSRTLESKGLSPRVSFESEFHLFERNPEGGDQTIGSPGAYLTESTRETHGTILRAIDALEEQDVVVEKYHPEYAPGKHEIVTGHQFGLRAADEHVLVRETVDSVARSDGYRATFLPRPFDNATNGCHLHVSLWDGETNQFYDSGDGSLSRIGKQFIAGVLEHAPALTALAAPTANSYARLRPQNGAAGYVCWGQENREALVRVPALKAGDQSGNSLRLEFRGADNAVNPYLCLLGLLGAGYDGVDRGLEVPEPLSVDPGNLTAEERSKKCVERLPRTLGQALDELESDDVLRDVLGDALFETYVQVKRSHWRQFAYDSAQSWEMEHLRSVY; encoded by the coding sequence ATGACAAAAGAACCAGCTATCCAGTCCCGATGTGCAGAGGAAGATATCGACCTTGTTCGGTTGCTCTTCGTCACACAGAGCGGCGCAGTTCGCGCGCAAACTGTTGACACGGCCAAACTGGACGAAGCAATCGAAAACGGAACGACCGTCTCACAGTTGATTCAAATGTACAACGCGGTCGGGCGGAGAAACAAGGACGGTCATCTCACGACTGTCGGGGAAGTTCGGCTCCGTCCGGACCCAGACACGTTTCGAGCCCTTCCCTACGCGGAGCGAACAGGAGTCATGTTTTGCAACATACAAACGCTCGACGGGAATCCCTGGACGATTGACGCTCGTTCGTCCCTCCGTTCGTTCTCGCGCACCCTCGAGAGTAAAGGCTTGTCGCCACGAGTCTCCTTCGAGAGCGAGTTCCATCTGTTTGAGCGGAACCCAGAAGGCGGCGACCAGACTATCGGTTCGCCCGGCGCATATCTTACAGAAAGCACGCGCGAAACACACGGGACGATCCTCCGAGCTATCGATGCTCTCGAGGAACAAGACGTCGTTGTGGAAAAGTACCATCCAGAGTACGCCCCCGGAAAGCACGAAATCGTGACAGGTCACCAGTTTGGACTCCGTGCGGCCGATGAGCACGTCCTCGTTCGTGAGACGGTCGACAGCGTCGCCCGATCTGATGGATACCGGGCCACGTTCTTACCTAGGCCGTTTGATAACGCGACGAATGGCTGCCACCTTCATGTTTCACTCTGGGACGGGGAGACGAACCAGTTCTACGACTCTGGGGATGGGAGCCTGAGCCGGATAGGCAAGCAATTCATTGCCGGTGTGCTAGAGCACGCACCAGCACTTACAGCCCTTGCAGCCCCCACTGCCAACTCGTACGCCCGACTACGACCGCAGAACGGTGCAGCAGGGTACGTCTGCTGGGGACAGGAGAACCGAGAGGCTTTGGTTCGCGTCCCGGCGCTTAAGGCGGGCGATCAGAGTGGGAACTCGTTACGACTGGAATTCCGTGGTGCGGACAATGCGGTGAACCCCTATCTCTGCTTGCTGGGACTTCTCGGGGCTGGATACGACGGTGTTGATCGGGGTCTGGAGGTTCCCGAACCACTCTCCGTTGATCCAGGGAATCTCACTGCGGAGGAGCGGTCTAAAAAGTGTGTCGAGCGATTGCCCCGGACGCTTGGCCAGGCGCTTGACGAACTTGAGTCCGACGACGTGTTGCGGGACGTGCTCGGTGACGCGTTGTTCGAAACATATGTACAGGTAAAACGCAGTCACTGGCGCCAGTTCGCGTACGACAGCGCACAATCGTGGGAGATGGAGCACCTACGAAGCGTGTATTAG
- a CDS encoding GNAT family N-acetyltransferase → MEIVELSANEPAVRRFIEELWLPYYRELEGTVDTFSLADDVDLVAEELPFRVDRLDSEEYRTWIAVDGFTDETPLADADGEFAGYIAAEADEAPSVFDRPDRLFICDIYVGEPYRGTGLAEDLFDRLRDWAREAGCEEFSLDPHVDNERAIAFYEKLGFERTQSHMVASVDDCEER, encoded by the coding sequence ATGGAGATTGTGGAACTCTCAGCAAACGAGCCTGCTGTCCGGCGCTTTATCGAGGAACTCTGGCTACCGTACTACCGCGAACTCGAAGGGACTGTCGATACGTTCTCACTCGCCGACGACGTCGACCTCGTCGCGGAGGAACTCCCGTTCCGCGTCGATCGACTCGATTCGGAGGAGTATCGAACGTGGATCGCCGTCGATGGATTCACCGACGAGACCCCACTCGCCGATGCTGATGGTGAGTTTGCCGGGTATATCGCGGCCGAAGCCGACGAAGCGCCGAGTGTCTTCGACCGCCCCGACCGACTGTTCATCTGTGACATCTACGTTGGCGAACCGTATCGTGGAACCGGACTGGCTGAGGACCTGTTCGACCGTCTCAGAGACTGGGCACGCGAAGCCGGATGTGAGGAGTTCAGTCTCGATCCGCACGTAGACAACGAGCGAGCCATCGCCTTCTACGAAAAGCTCGGATTCGAAAGGACGCAGTCTCACATGGTGGCTAGCGTCGACGACTGTGAGGAGAGATAG
- a CDS encoding IucA/IucC family protein, translating to MEYSDTVRSTFGSDHWKRANEAMLRKIFAEFTREGLLAPTETRTVPAESDEPVEEWTRYVVRLTDGVEYQFDAHQRALGTYRVRCDSIIRRDGIAGTEPEPADDPIQFLVDAQAYLGTSQTTLARLLREYYNTLVADTHVRASKDNRERESILDLPYAMVEGELEGHPKYTYNKGRVGFDYDDYHKYAPETKRKRTLSWVAAHENRATFTSVAGISQRELLENELGDQYQAFRSRLSSDGLDPDDYVLFPVHDWQWTDSVIQLFAGDIADDLLVPLGEGPDTYLPQQSIRTFSNVTDPEKKHVKLPIRVLNTNVYRGILGEQAEAAPRVTEFVQSILDDDPYLRTNCNLVLPGEIAGVNYEHPKFSQLEDAPYQLHELLGCVWRESVTPSVDSSESPIALAAVYEDDFDGTPVVAKLVDRSGMTPETWLTEFLETLLNPILHCLYRYGLVFMPHGTNVVLILEDDVPTRIAITDFVDEVAVIDRNFPELIEKLPEELRDDDRYTHSIVKRKPPILLCHRIVGTLFDGVFRFVSDALERTHGLTEAAFWQHVRNTIENYHKKFPRYEDRYEAIDLFRPRFRNYCLNRNRLLDHGYTNTNTRPKVRHHGTIPNPLAEFT from the coding sequence ATGGAGTACTCAGACACGGTACGCTCCACATTCGGAAGCGACCACTGGAAGCGGGCGAACGAGGCTATGTTACGGAAGATATTTGCGGAGTTCACCCGCGAGGGCCTTTTAGCTCCGACGGAGACACGGACCGTCCCCGCAGAATCCGACGAACCCGTCGAGGAGTGGACTCGATACGTGGTACGGTTGACAGATGGTGTCGAGTACCAGTTCGACGCGCATCAGCGCGCGCTCGGAACCTATCGAGTCCGTTGTGACTCGATCATTCGACGTGACGGTATTGCAGGGACTGAGCCGGAGCCGGCAGACGATCCGATTCAGTTCCTGGTCGACGCCCAGGCGTATTTGGGAACCAGCCAGACAACCCTCGCACGCCTCCTCAGAGAGTACTACAACACACTCGTCGCCGACACACACGTTCGCGCGTCGAAAGATAACCGTGAGCGTGAGTCGATTCTTGACCTCCCCTACGCAATGGTCGAAGGAGAACTGGAAGGACATCCCAAGTACACATATAACAAAGGCAGGGTCGGGTTCGATTACGACGACTACCATAAGTACGCCCCCGAGACGAAACGTAAGCGGACACTCTCCTGGGTCGCGGCACATGAGAATCGGGCCACGTTCACGTCGGTTGCTGGGATCTCACAGAGAGAACTCCTTGAGAACGAGTTGGGGGACCAGTATCAGGCGTTCAGGTCACGGCTTTCGAGTGACGGGCTCGATCCGGACGACTACGTTCTCTTTCCTGTTCACGACTGGCAGTGGACGGACAGCGTTATCCAACTGTTCGCTGGCGACATCGCGGACGACTTGCTCGTCCCTCTCGGTGAAGGTCCCGATACGTACCTTCCCCAGCAGTCCATTCGTACGTTCTCAAATGTCACGGATCCCGAGAAGAAGCATGTGAAGCTCCCCATACGCGTGCTGAACACCAACGTGTACCGTGGGATACTCGGTGAGCAAGCTGAAGCCGCCCCTCGTGTGACCGAGTTCGTACAGTCAATCCTAGACGACGATCCGTATCTTCGAACCAATTGTAACCTCGTCCTTCCCGGAGAAATCGCAGGTGTGAACTACGAACACCCCAAGTTCAGCCAACTCGAGGACGCTCCGTACCAACTTCACGAGCTACTCGGGTGTGTCTGGCGAGAGAGCGTCACGCCTTCAGTAGACTCCAGCGAGTCCCCGATAGCTCTGGCTGCAGTGTACGAGGATGACTTCGATGGGACGCCGGTCGTGGCAAAACTCGTCGATCGATCGGGGATGACACCGGAGACGTGGCTCACCGAGTTTCTGGAGACTCTGCTGAATCCAATTCTACACTGTCTCTATCGCTATGGTCTTGTATTTATGCCGCACGGTACGAATGTCGTCCTGATACTGGAGGACGACGTTCCCACCCGGATTGCGATCACGGACTTCGTTGACGAGGTTGCGGTCATAGACCGGAACTTCCCTGAACTGATCGAGAAGCTCCCCGAAGAACTCCGCGACGATGACCGATACACGCACAGTATCGTGAAGCGGAAACCACCGATTCTCCTCTGTCATCGAATCGTGGGAACGCTGTTCGACGGTGTGTTCCGGTTTGTCTCTGACGCGCTGGAGCGAACCCACGGACTCACTGAAGCAGCGTTCTGGCAGCACGTTCGGAACACCATCGAAAACTACCACAAAAAGTTCCCGAGATACGAGGATCGGTACGAAGCAATCGACCTTTTTAGACCTCGGTTCCGGAACTACTGTCTCAACCGGAATCGGTTGCTGGATCACGGCTACACGAACACCAATACGCGCCCGAAAGTGCGCCATCACGGTACCATTCCCAACCCACTCGCTGAGTTCACATGA
- a CDS encoding HNH endonuclease — protein MPPDRLRSIVPMFGGETNYVKTLNAILEYVNDQQPTPDELIGWHRGHFERVSSRDSIQRRIDYLEDVGFIERDGHHWRLGPEGTTYIAEKTTETLLEIMCRRNVGLRSLLYSLVPAPMTIEEIGHQQLKTHTSLGWDPANTDMAKQRANWLRSLGLVHKDGQQYALTDEGRQFVETAVEQWAGSTPQADAPTTDTPTVTTCETTVQARAVDPEFRETVLVQYDKTCPISGVDHRGLLDVAHVLPWSDYPQHRADPTNVLPLSKIHHAAFDRELFTIDRNYRLHVNPDFETDSDLLKQTIVDRAGESVPQLDGNVAPTYLRQHNDSLDWVTN, from the coding sequence ATGCCACCTGACCGGCTCCGGAGTATCGTCCCGATGTTCGGCGGCGAAACGAACTACGTCAAGACACTCAATGCAATCCTCGAGTACGTCAACGACCAACAGCCCACTCCCGATGAACTCATCGGCTGGCACCGGGGACACTTCGAACGAGTTTCGAGCCGGGACTCGATACAGCGCCGGATCGACTATCTCGAAGATGTCGGCTTTATCGAACGCGACGGCCACCACTGGCGACTCGGCCCGGAGGGGACCACCTACATCGCCGAGAAAACGACCGAAACGCTCCTTGAAATCATGTGTCGCCGGAACGTCGGCCTCCGGAGCCTGCTGTACTCACTTGTGCCCGCTCCGATGACAATCGAAGAAATCGGGCACCAGCAACTCAAGACGCATACAAGCTTGGGCTGGGATCCGGCCAACACGGACATGGCCAAACAGCGGGCAAACTGGCTCCGAAGCCTCGGACTCGTCCACAAGGACGGCCAGCAGTATGCCCTCACAGATGAGGGCCGCCAGTTCGTTGAGACCGCCGTCGAGCAGTGGGCTGGGTCTACCCCACAGGCCGATGCACCTACCACAGATACTCCGACGGTAACGACCTGCGAAACGACGGTTCAGGCCCGTGCAGTTGATCCGGAGTTCCGGGAGACAGTCCTCGTCCAGTATGATAAGACCTGCCCGATATCCGGCGTTGACCACCGCGGGCTGTTGGATGTCGCTCATGTCCTGCCCTGGAGCGACTACCCACAGCACCGGGCGGATCCCACCAATGTCCTCCCACTCAGCAAGATTCACCACGCAGCTTTCGACCGCGAACTATTCACTATCGACCGCAACTATCGGCTGCACGTCAATCCCGACTTCGAGACCGACAGCGACCTGCTGAAACAGACAATCGTCGACCGAGCTGGTGAGTCAGTCCCCCAGCTGGACGGCAACGTCGCACCAACGTATCTCCGGCAGCACAATGACTCTCTCGATTGGGTGACGAATTAA
- a CDS encoding ABC transporter ATP-binding protein, producing MTEENTGGDGSTIDELGRDIEQPLRSLFVRYGRTKQRRLALGLFASVVSRGAGLVTPIVLGTTIDAVFNNEGAYTLPLVPSAWLPSDATSQFWLSALLVGGSLVLVALTAWLRDYMMNDFAHGVMYDIRADSYRKFQELDTVFQEEVDTGEVMSILNNDTTNLERFFDNGLQDMVRIGVMVVGVTGILLHLNYQLAVITLLALPLFIGFTWWFTQAVEPRYAGWRSSVGHLNTRLQNAISGSLLVKTAPAKGYEANRIDNAAKDLYDDAISAIRLSVVYRPGMRFLTGLILFATFVVGGTWVFTGPPGPLTGDLTVGTFVVFMLLTQRLTDPLAKLSDVVDRYENAKASGKRICGLLRAPTYVTENPDAAVLDSIDGHVEFDTVSFAYGTNNPESSADEPVLADISFTLNPGETVALVGPTGAGKSTIAKLLLRLYDVTSGEIRADGHDIREVTLGSLRESIGYVNQEPFLFDGTVAENIRYGQSQASDEAVRQAARAAQAHEFVENLRDGYGTEVGERGVKLSGGQRQRIALARVFLQDPDVVVLDEATASVDTETELLINRSLTELAEERSTIAIAHRLSTVCDADRILVIEDGQIVERGTHKYLLEEDGLYAMLWRIQTGEMDELPERLERHVATDSVVTR from the coding sequence ATGACAGAGGAGAACACAGGCGGGGACGGGTCCACTATCGACGAACTCGGACGGGACATCGAACAGCCTCTCCGTAGTCTGTTCGTTCGATATGGACGGACGAAGCAGCGACGGTTAGCACTCGGATTGTTCGCCAGTGTCGTCTCACGCGGAGCAGGGCTCGTCACGCCGATAGTTCTGGGAACAACCATCGACGCCGTCTTTAACAATGAGGGAGCGTATACACTTCCTCTCGTCCCCAGTGCCTGGTTGCCATCGGACGCAACGAGTCAGTTTTGGCTCTCAGCCTTGCTTGTTGGCGGGTCGCTCGTACTGGTCGCTTTGACGGCATGGCTCCGAGACTATATGATGAATGATTTCGCCCACGGTGTTATGTACGATATTCGAGCGGACAGCTACAGGAAGTTCCAAGAGTTAGACACGGTGTTTCAGGAGGAGGTAGACACTGGGGAGGTCATGTCCATCCTGAACAACGATACGACCAATTTGGAACGGTTCTTCGACAACGGACTTCAAGACATGGTACGGATCGGTGTCATGGTGGTCGGAGTTACGGGAATTCTTCTTCATCTCAACTACCAGCTCGCAGTGATTACACTGCTCGCACTCCCGCTTTTCATAGGTTTCACATGGTGGTTCACCCAGGCGGTCGAGCCACGATACGCCGGCTGGCGGTCGTCAGTCGGGCATCTAAACACTCGTTTGCAGAACGCGATCAGCGGCAGCCTGCTCGTCAAAACAGCGCCAGCAAAGGGATACGAGGCTAACCGCATCGATAACGCGGCGAAAGATCTGTACGACGATGCGATCAGTGCAATCAGATTGAGTGTTGTTTACCGGCCTGGCATGCGGTTTTTAACCGGATTGATACTCTTCGCAACGTTCGTCGTCGGAGGAACTTGGGTGTTCACCGGGCCACCAGGTCCGTTAACGGGTGATCTCACTGTCGGTACATTCGTCGTATTTATGTTACTCACCCAACGGCTCACCGACCCACTCGCGAAGCTTTCCGACGTCGTCGACCGGTACGAGAACGCGAAAGCCTCTGGAAAGCGGATCTGTGGACTCCTACGAGCACCCACGTACGTAACCGAAAATCCCGACGCAGCGGTGCTCGACAGCATCGATGGTCACGTCGAGTTCGATACAGTGTCATTCGCTTACGGGACAAATAATCCTGAGTCGAGCGCTGACGAACCTGTACTTGCTGACATCTCGTTCACGCTGAATCCGGGCGAAACCGTTGCACTCGTCGGCCCGACTGGTGCAGGAAAGTCGACGATAGCAAAGCTCCTCTTACGATTATACGATGTGACGAGCGGAGAGATACGAGCGGACGGGCACGATATTCGGGAGGTGACGCTAGGGAGCTTGCGCGAGTCCATCGGATACGTCAACCAAGAGCCATTCCTATTCGATGGCACGGTAGCGGAAAACATTCGATACGGGCAGTCACAGGCGAGTGACGAAGCCGTCCGACAGGCGGCACGAGCGGCACAGGCACACGAGTTCGTCGAGAATCTCCGAGACGGGTACGGGACAGAAGTCGGGGAGCGCGGTGTGAAGCTCTCTGGGGGACAACGCCAGCGAATCGCGCTTGCCAGAGTATTCCTTCAGGATCCGGATGTCGTCGTTCTTGACGAGGCGACGGCAAGTGTTGACACGGAAACGGAACTGCTGATCAATCGGAGTCTGACTGAACTTGCGGAGGAACGCTCCACGATAGCAATCGCGCATCGTCTCTCAACGGTCTGTGATGCAGATCGGATACTGGTCATTGAAGACGGACAGATAGTCGAGCGCGGCACTCACAAGTATTTGCTGGAGGAAGACGGGTTGTACGCGATGCTGTGGAGAATTCAGACTGGAGAGATGGACGAACTCCCCGAGCGTTTAGAGCGTCATGTTGCGACCGACTCTGTCGTAACTAGGTAA
- a CDS encoding DUF7475 family protein, whose protein sequence is MVAQTTQRQDSFFTLPSHPVGYLAIVATLTTAGIHLLLGPQVMGFSQTLGTLFILNGLGFLGGVLLYSSRYWRPELYLVAAGYAIVTILALFVFQGFSFDAFYMQGNLNPLAVAAKVAEAILALCAIYLYRTSAP, encoded by the coding sequence ATGGTTGCTCAAACGACACAACGACAAGACTCGTTTTTTACGCTCCCATCGCATCCAGTAGGGTACCTCGCAATCGTAGCTACGCTTACCACTGCTGGCATCCACTTACTGCTCGGTCCACAGGTCATGGGATTCAGTCAGACATTGGGGACGCTGTTTATTCTGAATGGGCTTGGATTTCTTGGCGGGGTCCTCCTGTACAGTAGCCGGTACTGGCGACCCGAGCTGTACCTTGTCGCTGCGGGATACGCCATTGTCACCATTCTCGCACTGTTTGTGTTCCAGGGTTTCAGCTTTGACGCGTTCTATATGCAGGGGAACCTGAATCCGCTGGCCGTCGCAGCGAAGGTAGCTGAGGCCATCCTCGCCCTCTGTGCCATCTACTTGTACAGAACATCGGCTCCGTGA
- a CDS encoding ParA family protein: MLSYSTYSEAGGVGKTTTAANLAVAHARAGLKPLVVPLDPQEGNLSRLFGVDKDRSKNIDHLARHMINRPKGDFEDLIVTAEHGVDVIPEHNQLADLGDWLRREQDQAAAVGDAFNIHAALLSTLADAGVRDEYDVLICDPPATEGPHLHNAINATRSLVIPVEPSAKGQAAVEGLEQLVSGLEDTLEIDVGVLVAVPVGVKGTNDQKRVLSEIPYSTPEIFGDRTSLMEGSWAQQCSAFTYVRDHRDRRRDYEVETLAQYDRLARYLEAQAEIEAPNPPEPGAIEEVA, encoded by the coding sequence ATGCTCTCATACAGCACTTACAGCGAGGCCGGCGGCGTCGGCAAGACGACGACCGCCGCGAACCTCGCCGTCGCACACGCCCGCGCCGGTCTCAAACCACTGGTCGTCCCACTAGATCCGCAAGAAGGCAATCTCTCGCGGCTATTTGGCGTCGACAAGGACCGCTCGAAGAACATCGATCATCTCGCCCGGCATATGATCAACCGGCCCAAAGGTGACTTTGAGGATCTCATCGTCACCGCTGAACACGGCGTCGATGTCATCCCTGAACACAACCAACTCGCCGATCTCGGGGACTGGCTCCGCCGCGAACAGGACCAGGCCGCCGCTGTCGGGGATGCGTTCAATATTCACGCCGCGTTACTCAGCACGCTCGCCGATGCTGGCGTTCGTGATGAGTACGATGTGCTGATTTGTGACCCGCCGGCAACGGAAGGCCCACACCTACACAACGCTATCAACGCCACACGGTCGTTGGTTATCCCAGTCGAACCGAGCGCGAAGGGTCAAGCCGCTGTTGAGGGGTTGGAACAGCTCGTTTCCGGGCTTGAAGACACGCTTGAAATCGATGTAGGCGTCCTTGTGGCCGTCCCGGTCGGCGTGAAAGGGACGAACGACCAGAAGCGCGTCCTTAGCGAGATCCCGTACTCGACACCAGAAATCTTCGGCGACCGTACCTCGCTAATGGAAGGGTCGTGGGCACAGCAGTGCTCGGCGTTCACGTATGTCCGAGACCATCGCGACCGTCGACGTGACTACGAGGTCGAAACGCTAGCACAGTACGACCGATTGGCTCGCTACCTCGAAGCGCAAGCCGAGATCGAAGCCCCGAACCCACCGGAACCCGGCGCTATCGAGGAGGTGGCGTAA
- the xseA gene encoding exodeoxyribonuclease VII large subunit, protein MGSEPEPTHTSLETLQEALQTERITYVDTLNEDIGTVVESADQLAFDYVVGDVSDYGVSSSDHVHLDLVHEGSTIHCVLFGYKRSTIDTTIEDGMQVAVKGSLSYYEDGGNVSVIVEDIVAVGEGTYQQIYEQNRELLDSDGLLDPEHKQALPDFPERIGIATSATSDARMDAITSVHERYPDVDIVIQNTSVQGDDAMMSIMGAISELDDDPLIDVIVLTRGGGSDKHLRVFNETPLCRVIHKTETPIVVGVGHENDRTLADEVADRRVMTPTEVGNIVPERTTLDAELDTLEERLNTAYTATVETTLETMDDRLTHAYRRTAESDLSSFEGELDRAYDTHVRDALTDLENRLEQARTQYDQERKRKQEATAYRRQRRRLLLVLLALGLLVVALLLYILLPL, encoded by the coding sequence ATGGGTTCGGAGCCGGAGCCGACGCACACGTCGCTGGAGACACTGCAGGAAGCACTCCAAACGGAGCGAATCACCTACGTCGATACGCTGAACGAGGATATCGGCACAGTCGTCGAGAGCGCAGACCAGCTCGCCTTCGATTACGTCGTCGGTGATGTCTCCGACTATGGTGTGTCCTCAAGCGACCACGTCCACCTCGATCTGGTCCACGAGGGTTCGACGATCCACTGCGTGCTCTTTGGGTACAAACGATCGACAATCGACACCACAATCGAGGATGGGATGCAGGTAGCTGTCAAAGGCTCGCTGTCGTACTACGAAGACGGGGGCAACGTCTCCGTCATCGTCGAAGACATCGTGGCGGTCGGTGAGGGCACGTACCAGCAGATCTACGAGCAAAACAGGGAACTGCTGGACTCGGATGGATTGCTCGATCCGGAGCACAAGCAAGCCCTGCCGGACTTTCCAGAACGGATCGGGATCGCCACCAGTGCGACAAGCGATGCCCGGATGGATGCGATCACCAGCGTCCACGAGCGGTATCCCGACGTGGATATCGTCATCCAGAACACGAGCGTTCAGGGCGACGATGCGATGATGTCGATCATGGGTGCGATCAGTGAACTCGATGACGACCCGCTGATCGACGTTATCGTGCTTACTCGCGGTGGTGGGTCCGACAAGCACCTCCGGGTGTTCAACGAAACGCCGCTCTGCCGTGTTATCCACAAAACCGAGACGCCAATCGTAGTTGGGGTCGGCCACGAGAACGACCGAACACTGGCCGACGAAGTGGCCGACAGACGGGTGATGACGCCGACCGAGGTAGGCAACATCGTTCCGGAGCGGACAACCCTTGACGCGGAGCTGGACACACTCGAAGAGCGTCTCAACACGGCCTACACAGCGACCGTCGAGACGACGCTGGAGACGATGGATGACCGACTCACCCACGCCTACAGACGGACCGCCGAATCGGACCTGTCCTCGTTCGAAGGCGAACTCGACCGCGCATACGACACGCACGTTCGCGATGCACTGACCGATCTTGAGAACCGGCTAGAGCAAGCACGCACCCAGTACGATCAGGAGCGGAAACGGAAACAGGAGGCCACAGCCTATCGCCGCCAGCGTCGACGGCTGCTGCTCGTCCTGCTCGCTCTGGGCCTGCTTGTTGTGGCTCTGCTCCTGTACATCCTGCTTCCACTATGA